TACCTCGATTGTTCGCCAGAACCAGGGGGGTTTCGAGCTTCCCGGCTGCTATCACCCTCAGATTACGCTTGGTTGAGGACTAGAGTTTCGGACTTATCCGGGGGCCACTGATGGCGCAAATAGGAGCGGACCCGCACGTGCCGCCTGCTTATCCTGGGGTTGCTGAGGCCGACCAGGATCGTAGCCGCACGGAGGTCCGCTCCCGTGGATCAGCTTATCCCCACCCTCGCAGGACTGGTAGCGCTGTTCCGCGACTGCTTCCGCGCCGAGGTCTTCCAGACCTTCCAGGTGCTCATCGCCGGCTGGGTCATCTGCGTCGGGCCGCGGACCATCTCCGAGGTCTGGCAGGCGACCGGGCTGGCCGCGAAGCGGCACCACGACACCGCGTATGCGGTCTTTCACTCGGCCGCGTGGGAGTGGGACGACCTGGGGATCGTCCTGGCCACATTGATCCTCACCCACCTGGCCCCCGGTGGTGTCGTCTGGGTCGCCGTCGACGATACCCTCTGCCACAAGCGCGGGGCCAAGGTCGCCTTCGGCGGTATCTTCCTCGACGCGGTCCTCTCCTCGAAGAGGCACAAGGCCTTCCGGTTCGGCCTCAACTGGGTCGTGCTCGGGATCGCCGTCCCGATCCCGATGCGCGCCGATCGCTACTTCTGCCTGCCGGTGCTCTGGCGGCTCTATCGCAAGAAGGGACAACCCGGGCACAAGCCCCGACCGCAATCCGCCGCCGAGTTGGCGCGGCGGCTGGCCGAGGCCAACCCCGGGCGGACGTTCTGGCTCGTCGGCGACAGCGCCTACGTCAACGCGGCGGTGTTGCGGGGCCGGCCGAAGAACCTTCAGGTGATCGGGCCGCTGCATTGGAAGGCGGCGCTTTACGACCGGCCCGGTCCCTACAGCGGCAAAGGCCGCCGGCCCAAGAAGGGGCGGCGACTGCCTACCCCGACGGCGATGATCGAGGACACGGTGGCCTACCAGGCCGAGACCCTGAAGTTCGAGTTCCCCAAGGGGTCGAGAGAACTCCGGGTGCAAGTGATCCGGGACGTGCTCTGGTACCGAGGGTGCAAGGACGAGCCGGTGATGGTGGTCTTGGTCCGCGACCCGCTGGGTCAGTGGCGGGACGAGGCGCTGGTGGCGACCGATCCGAGTGCCTCGGCCGACTTCGTCATCTTGGGGTACTGCCGGCGATGGAGTGTGGAGCTGGCGTTCTTCGACAGCAAACAGTTCCTCGGACTCCACGACCCACGAGTCAGGAGTGAACGGAGCGTGGAGCGGGCGCACCCGATGGCATGGTTCATCGGCTCGCTGACGATCCTGTGGTATTGCCTGGAAGGTCATGAGGGCTCGCACGTCGAGAGGGACCGCCCCTGGTACAAGGCGAAGGTGACGCCGACATTCACGGACATGCTCGGTGCGCTCCGGTTGCAGATGTGGGAGCATGAGGTTTTCGGAGAGTCCGGTACGGACACGCCCTCACCGGAATGCATCGAAAGGATGCTCCACAAGCTGTCCGCAGTGGCATAGAGGTCCGAAAGTCTAGTCAGAGACGGTCCCGATTGGCCCCGGCCGCCCCGCTCATCGCTCCTCGGATCAACAGCCCGTCGTGGAACAGGCCCTCGGCTCGACATGGTGGGGCTTTCGGGGCCTCGCGGGGCGCCCGCCGGCGGCCTCGGCCGCCGCCATCAACTGGCCGAGCCTCGGCCTCAGCGCCTGGGCCTCGGCGAGGGTCAGGTCGGGGGCGCAGAGGCGGTCCATCAACTGGGAGAGGCTCAGGGCGAGGGCCTGGCGGTCGTCCGGGGCGCTCATGGGCTCCACCTGCCGCCGGGATGTGAGGCGGCTCGTCGGGTCGGGAGGTCGTCGGGGCCGGCCGGCGGCCCGCACCGCCTCCGGACGCAAATCGCCGGCCGGACGTTCGCGCCTTCGGCGAATTCGTGCCTGAAATGCTGATGGCCACGGGATTAAAAACTTTGGGTCGGCCCCGGCGGGGTCCTCGCCGAGCCGCCAATCGCCGCGCCTTTTTGCAAGATCGCCCGCTTCATGCGCGGGCCTTGTGCGGGCTGGACCGTCCCGGTAAGATACGAGGCTCCCCTTCGGGGCGAGATCCACCCGATTCACCCAGGTACGCGTCCCAAGAGGGACCGCAGCGCAGGAGAGCCTATGGCCAGCCGACG
This portion of the Actinomycetota bacterium genome encodes:
- a CDS encoding transposase, with protein sequence MDQLIPTLAGLVALFRDCFRAEVFQTFQVLIAGWVICVGPRTISEVWQATGLAAKRHHDTAYAVFHSAAWEWDDLGIVLATLILTHLAPGGVVWVAVDDTLCHKRGAKVAFGGIFLDAVLSSKRHKAFRFGLNWVVLGIAVPIPMRADRYFCLPVLWRLYRKKGQPGHKPRPQSAAELARRLAEANPGRTFWLVGDSAYVNAAVLRGRPKNLQVIGPLHWKAALYDRPGPYSGKGRRPKKGRRLPTPTAMIEDTVAYQAETLKFEFPKGSRELRVQVIRDVLWYRGCKDEPVMVVLVRDPLGQWRDEALVATDPSASADFVILGYCRRWSVELAFFDSKQFLGLHDPRVRSERSVERAHPMAWFIGSLTILWYCLEGHEGSHVERDRPWYKAKVTPTFTDMLGALRLQMWEHEVFGESGTDTPSPECIERMLHKLSAVA